Genomic window (Ureibacillus composti):
TTGCAGTAAAGGAGCGGAAATTATGAGCTTTTTTAAACGATTAAAAGAAAAATTAGTAGGTAGTTCTGAAGAAGAAAAGGTTCAAAAAGTAGAACAAGATGAAGCTGAGGCGAAAATAGAAGAGCCCGCTCAAGTTGATGAAGTGACAGCAGAAGAACCTGATGTTGAAACAGACCCAACTCTTGAAGAACTAGAAGAACCAACTAATATTGAATTCGAAGAAGAACCGGATGTAGAATTGGATCCAGCTGTCGAAGAGGAAGAGACATCTGAAGAAGAAACTGAAACTCAAGAAAAGAAACCTTCAGCTTGGTCAATTACGCAGAAATTCAAAATGGGCTTAGCCAAAACACGTAATTCATTTACGTCAAAAGTAAATGATTTAGTTGCCCGTTATCGTAAAGTTGACGAAGACTTCTTTGAAGAACTTGAAGACGTGTTGTTACAAGCAGACGTTGGGTTTGAAACAGTAATGGAATTAATGGATAAATTGCGTTTTGAAGTGCAACGTAAAAACATTAAAGACACAGAAGGGATCCAAACGATCATTTCTGAGAAGTTAGTTGAGATTTATGAAGCTGGCGAAGATCATATTGCTGAATTAAATCTACAACCTAAAGGTGAATTAACGGTTATTTTATTCGTTGGAGTAAATGGTGTAGGGAAAACGACAACAATCGGAAAACTTGCACACCGTTTAAAATCCCAAGGTAAATCAGTCGTACTGGCAGCAGGTGATACGTTCCGAGCGGGAGCCATTGACCAATTACAAGTATGGGGAGACCGCGTTGGTTGTGAAGTCATTAAACAATCAGAAGGTAGCGACCCAGCAGCAGTCATTTATGATGCCATTCATGCAGCGAAAAAGCGCGGTGCGGATGTATTAATTTGCGATACAGCGGGCCGTCTGCAAAATAAAGTGAACTTAATGAAAGAGCTAGAAAAGGTTCATCGCGTCATTACTCGTGAGATTCCAGATGCGCCACACGAAGTATTATTAGCGCTTGATGCAACAACGGGTCAAAATGCCCTAATCCAGGCTCAAACGTTTAAAGAAGCGACAAATGTTTCAGGAATCGTTTTAACGAAATTAGACGGTACAGCAAAAGGTGGTATCGTCCTTGCCATCCGCAACAAACTACACATTCCAGTTAAATTTGTTGGTCTAGGTGAAAAAATGGATGACCTTCAACCATTCGATGCTGAACGTTACGTTTACGGATTGTTTGCAGAAGGACTAGAAAAAGAACTACAAAAGGTAGATACTGAAGAATAATAAAAAGCGCCCGTTGTTGAATCAACGGGCGTTTTTTTGTGTTCGTACGGTTGTTAATGTTGTATGGGAGGAAAAAGCAATTGGGGAGGGTGGATGAATCCAGTATGTTTCAAGCTAGTACGAAAACACTCCGCATTCCTCTATCAAATCAAGGAATTTCCCTTGACAGTAACTCATTAAAACAGATATGATACAATAGACAAAATATGATTGGAGAGATATTTGATGCTACTTGAAAAGACAACACGCATGAACTTTCTCTTCGACTTTTATCAAGCACTTCTAACTGATAAACAACGTAGTTATATGGAACTTTATTATTTAGACGACCATTCTCTAGGAGAAATCGCTGAAAGCTATAAAGTTTCACGTCAAGCTGTTTACGATAATATTCGTAGAACAGAGTCGATGCTTGAAGAATATGAAGAAAAATTACGTTTATTTGAAAAATTTCAGCAACGTCAAGTGATTTTAGATCAATTGGCAGCTGTGATTCAACAAGGTTCTTCATCTAATGAAGAATGTTTAGCCCTAATAGGACAATTGAAGGAAACGGATTAGGAGGCGAAACAATGGCATTTGAAGGATTAGCGGAACGACTCCAGGGGACAATCCAAAAGATTAAAGGTAAAGGGAAAGTAACCGAACAAGACGTTAAAGAAATGATGCGTGAAGTTCGTTTCGCGTTAATTGAAGCTGACGTTAACTTAAAAGTTGTAAAAGAGTTTGTTAAAAAAGTAAGTGAACGTGCAGTCGGTGTAGAAGTTTTGAAAAGCTTAACACCTGGTCAACAAGTCATTAAGATTGTACAAGATGAGTTGACATCGTTAATGGGTGGCGAACAAAGTCCAATTAAATTCAATACAAAGCCACCAACAGTTATTATGATGGTTGGTTTACAAGGGGCAGGGAAAACAACTACCTCTGGTAAACTAGCAAACGTTTTAAGAAAAAAATATAACCGCAAACCTTTATTGGTTGCAGCTGACGTGTATCGTCCTGCAGCGGTTCAACAGCTTCAAACATTAGGAAAGCAGCTTTCCCTTCCTGTTTTCTCACTTGGAACAGATGTTTCTCCTGTAGAAATTGCACGCCAAGCGATTGAACATGCAAAAGAAGAGCATTTAGATGTGGTCATTATCGATACAGCAGGTCGATTACATATCGATGAAGAACTAATGGATGAATTAAAAAACATTCGTGCTTTAAAAGAGCCAGATGAAGTCTTTTTAGTTGTTGATGCCATGACAGGTCAAGACGCTGTCAATGTTGCACAAAGCTTTAACGAAACAGTAGGCATTTCAGGTGTTGTTCTAACAAAACTTGATGGAGATACACGTGGTGGTGCTGCACTATCTATTCGTTCTGTAACAGAAAAGCCAATTAAATTTGTCGGTATGGGTGAAAAAATGGATGCTCTTGAACCATTCCACCCTGAACGTATGGCTTCTCGTATTTTAGGAATGGGTGACGTATTATCATTAATTGAAAAGGCTCAAGCAAACGTCGATATGGAAAAAGCGAAAGAGCTTGAAACTAAATTAATGACTCAATCCATCACTTTAGATGATTTTGTTGAGCAATTGCAACAGGTGAAAAAGATGGGGCCGCTTGAAGACATTCTGAAAATGTTACCAGGTGCCAATAAAATTAAGGGCCTAGATAATGTTAAAGTAGATGAAAAGCAAATGGGGCGTATTGAAGCCATCATTTATTCCATGACGCCTGCTGAAAAAAAGAACCCAGAGATCATGAATGCAAGCCGCAAAAAACGTATTGCAAAAGGATCAGGTACTTCAATTCAGGAAGTCAATCGTTTACTAAAACAGTTTGAAGACATGAAGAAAATGATGAAACAGATGACTGGTATGACTCAAGGTAAAGGTAAGAAAAAGATGAAGCTACCAGGCTTAGACTCGCTATTTAAGTAACATTGAATCATCAATTTTACTTGCAAGAATTCAAATTTTTTGTTAAAAATATATGTGTTAAGAAAAAACACTTTACAAACAACACAAACATTGATAATATACTATCTTGTGTGAAACTTATTCGGAGGTGCAAATAAAATGGCAGTAAAAATTCGTTTAAAACGTATGGGAGCAAAAAAATCTCCTTTCTATCGTATCGTAGTTGCTGACTCTCGTTCACCACGTGACGGACGTCAAATTGAAACAGTAGGTACTTACAACCCACTTACAAAACCAGCAACAGTTAACATCGATGAAGAGAAAGCTCTTAAATGGTTAACTGATGGTGCAAAACCATCTGATACTGTACGTAACCTGTTCTCAGAACAAGGGATCATGGAAAAATTCCATAACCAAAAATTCAGTAAATAATCGGAGGTGCCGTTATGCAGCAGCTGATTGAAACAATCGTAAAACCATTAGTCGATTATCCAGATGACGTTCGGATCGAAACGGACGAGAATTCGAGTCGAATTGTTTATAAGCTTTTTGTTAATCCAGAGGATCGAGGAAAAGTAATAGGCAAGCAAGGTCGTGTCGCAAAGGCGATTCGTACAATTGTTTACTCAGCAGCTAGCGGTTACCATAAGAAAAAGACATATGTCGATATATTAGACTGAAACCAAGGAGGGAACTTATGCTGTTCTCTCCTTTTTATTATAATGAAAGTGAATTCGTCACATAATGGATAAATAGACTTTGTAACATAAAAATTATAAATAGCTTCACGGGATTAATCGTGACAAAAGAGGTGAATTACTTGGAATGGTTTAACGTAGGAAGAATTGTGAATACACACGGAATTCGTGGGGAAGTGCGTGTTATTTCATCAACCGACTTTGAAGATGTTCGATTTGCACCGGGCAGTAAGTTAGCAGTATTTAAAAAAGATGATAAAAAACCAATTTGGGTAACGGTTGAAAGTGCTCGTAGACATAAAAACTTTATCCTATTAACATTTGAAGGATTAAACAACATTAACCTCGTAGAACACTTTAAAGAGGGTATGTTAAAAATCACGAAAGATCAATTAGATGAAGATGTGCTTGAAGAAAATGAGTTCTACTATTTTGAAATCATTGGTTGTGATGTGGTTTCAGAAGAAGGTGAGCACATGGGCGTTGTAACAGAAATATTAGAAACAGGCGCCAATGATGTTTGGGAAGTGAAAGATTCAAATGGCAAAAAACACTATATTCCATACATTGAAGACGTTGTGAAAGATATTGACCTAGATGAAAAGAAAATCACCATTCACGTGATGGAAGGGTTATTTTAATGAATATACACGTTTTAAGTTTGTTCCCAGAAATGTTTACTGGCGTTTTTGGAGCATCCATTCTTAAGAAAGCTCAAGAAAAGGGAGCAGTGAATTTAGCGGTTTCCGATATTCGTACTTTTTCGAATAATAAACATAACCAAGTAGATGATTATCCATATGGTGGTGGTGCAGGAATGGTTCTAAAACCAGAGCCAATGTTCCATGCAGTCGAAAAAATTACGGAAGGTCGTAACCCTAGAATCATTTTGATGTGTCCGCAAGGTGAACGTTTTACGCAAAAAAAAGCAGAGGAATTAGCCAAAGAAGAGGAACTTGTCTTCTTATGTGGTCACTATGAAGGGTATGATGAGCGAATTCGCCAATACCTTGTGACAGATGAAATCTCGATTGGTGATTTTGTGTTAACAGGTGGGGAGCTGCCCGCAATGACGGTCATTGATGCAGTTGTTCGTTTACTTCCTGGGGTGTTAGGTCAAGAAGATTCACATATTCATGATTCGTTCTCTACAGGTTTATTAGAACATCCTCATTACACACGTCCTGCTGATTTTAGAGGGATGAAGGTGCCAGATATCTTAATGTCAGGCAACCATGCAAAAATTGATCAGTGGCGTGAAGAACAGTCTTTAAAACGAACATTTGAAAGACGACCAGATTTACTTGAAGAAATGGACTTAACTAAAGAACAACTAGCCTATATTGAAAGTCTAAAAAAAGAAAAAGAATAAGATAAAACATTGCAAACAATAGTGAATTTATGTTATTATACATTCTGTGCTTCTATAAGGGGCACTTATATTACGGTGTTCCGCTGTGGCCGTTAGAGGACTATAAGAGCATCTGTACGAGGAGAGAATTATATGTCAAACATTATCGCAGAAATTACTAAAGATCAACTTCGTTCTGATCTTCCAACATTCCGTCCAGGAGACACTGTACGTGTACACGTAAAAGTAGTTGAAGGTACTCGTGAGCGTATCCAACTTTTTGAAGGTGTTGTAATCAAACGTCGTGGTGGCGGAATCAGCGAAACTTTCACAGTTCGTAAAATTTCTTACGGTGTTGGTGTTGAACGTACATTCCCTGTACACACTCCAAAAATCGCTAACTTAGAAGTTGTTCGCCGTGGTAAAGTACGTCGCGCTAAACTTTACTATTTACGTAACCTACGTGGTAAAGCTGCACGTATTAAAGAAATTCGCTAATAACTTTTTAAAAGAGGGGGCTTGGAATAATCAAGCTCCCTTTCTTTTTGCTTGTCAATAATAGTCAATATACAATAAAATGGTGTCAAGGGGGACATCGGAGTGGAAAATACAAAAAAAGAAAAAAGTGAGCTTTGGGAATGGACAAAAGCTCTTGTAATTGCATTTGCAATTGCTGTGATCATTCGTTACTTTTTATTTACACCTATTGTTGTTGATGGTGAATCGATGATGCCGACCTTAAAAGATGGAGATCGCATGATTGTAAATAAGATTGGTTATACAATTGGAAAGCCGGATCGTTTTGATATTGTCGTATTCCATGCACCAGAAGGTAAGGATTATATTAAACGAGTGATTGGACTACCGGGTGATTACATTGAATATAAAGATGATCAATTATACATTAATGGTGAACCATTCGATGAACCGTATCTTGACGAATACAAATCAGAAATTACTGACGGTACACTTACACAGGACTTTACATTAAAAGACATTGACCCTAGCTTAGAGGTTATTCCTGAAGGGTACGTATTCGTAATGGGTGATAATCGTCGTTACAGTAAAGATAGTCGACATATCGGAGTTGTAAGTGAGGAAAAAATTATCGGAAATACGAACGTTGTATTTTGGCCGCTAAGTGATATGAAATTAGTTAAGTAGAGTTAACACAGTCATGTACTAATGTTAACTTCACCATGAATTTCGTAGTTTTCGTTTTCGTTAAGAGCTTTAGCTCTGTGTTTTCGAAATCTAGATTCAGGTTAGCAAGCGTAATTGATTAAACTAATAAGGCGGAATTTTTAAGGAGGTTCGGTGTAATCTCCTTTTCTTTTTGCAAAAATACATATAGGAGGAGAATAACTATGACAATACAATGGTTTCCGGGGCATATGGCCAAAGCTCGTCGGGAAGTACAAGAAAAACTAAAACTTGTCGATATTATATTTGAACTAATTGATGCACGATTACCGCTTTCTTCGCGTAATCCAATGATTGATCAAGTAATTAATCAAAAGCCTCGACTTTTAATATTAAATAAAGCAGACATGGCCGATGATTCTGAAACAAGAAAGTGGATTGAGTACTTTGCAAGTAAGGGCCACACAGCCGTAGCGATTAATTCATTTGAAGGTAAAGGACTACAAAAGGTTGTTAAAGCAGCGCAAGAAATATTAGCTGAAAAATGGGAGCGAATGAGAGCGAAAGGGATGAAACCTAGAGCGATTCGTGCGATGATAGTGGGGATTCCCAATGTAGGGAAATCAACACTCATTAACCGTTTAGCAAAGAAAAATATTGCAAAAACGGGTAATACTCCAGGTGTAACTAAATCACAGCAATGGATTAAAGTAGGGCAGGAAATTGAACTCCTGGATACACCAGGTATTTTATGGCCGAAATTTGAAGATCAAGAAGTTGGTTTAAAACTTGCTATCACAGGTGCCATTAAAGATACGATTATTAATATGGAAGATTTAGCAGTGTACGGACTTCGCTTCTTATCCATCCACTATCCTAATCGAATGGAAGAACGATATGGTATTACTTTTGTCGATGAAGATTTAGTAAAAACATTTGACCATATTGGAAAATTACGAAGAGTCTTTGGACCGGGTGGAGAAATTGATTATGATCAAGTTGCTGAAATTATCGTACGCGATATTCGTAACCAACATCTAGGAAATTTATCTTTTGACCATGTGGACGAGCAATTAGAAAAAGAAGCATTAGAACAATAAATAAATGCCCCTTAGAAAGATAAACATTCTAAGGGGTTTTCTTATTTTATAAGAACAGTTCAGGCTACTCAGCTAGTTGGGAGGCAATTGCAAATAAAAGGATGTAGGTGATGAAGACCTAAGCAAGAAAAGTAATTATGAAAAAAGGTTTCATATAGGTGATGAAGACCTAAACAAGAGAAATCATTATGAAAAAGGTCTTCATATAGGCGATGAAGACCCAAACAGGAGAAACCAGTATGAAAAAAGGTCTTCATATAGGTGATGAAGACCCGAATAAGAAAAGTAGTTATGAAAAAAGGTCTTCATATAGGTGATGAAGACTCAAACAGGAGAAACCAGTATGAAAAAAGGTCTTCATATAGGTGATGAAGACCCGAATAAGAAAAGTAGTTATGAAAAAAGGTCTTCATATAGGCGATGAAGACCCGAAAAGGAAAAGTAGTTATGAAAAAAGGTCTTCATATAGGTGATGAAGACTCAAACAGGAGAAACCAGTATGAAAAAAGGTCTTCATATAGGTGATGAAGACCCGAATAAGAAAAG
Coding sequences:
- the ftsY gene encoding signal recognition particle-docking protein FtsY — translated: MSFFKRLKEKLVGSSEEEKVQKVEQDEAEAKIEEPAQVDEVTAEEPDVETDPTLEELEEPTNIEFEEEPDVELDPAVEEEETSEEETETQEKKPSAWSITQKFKMGLAKTRNSFTSKVNDLVARYRKVDEDFFEELEDVLLQADVGFETVMELMDKLRFEVQRKNIKDTEGIQTIISEKLVEIYEAGEDHIAELNLQPKGELTVILFVGVNGVGKTTTIGKLAHRLKSQGKSVVLAAGDTFRAGAIDQLQVWGDRVGCEVIKQSEGSDPAAVIYDAIHAAKKRGADVLICDTAGRLQNKVNLMKELEKVHRVITREIPDAPHEVLLALDATTGQNALIQAQTFKEATNVSGIVLTKLDGTAKGGIVLAIRNKLHIPVKFVGLGEKMDDLQPFDAERYVYGLFAEGLEKELQKVDTEE
- a CDS encoding putative DNA-binding protein, whose translation is MLLEKTTRMNFLFDFYQALLTDKQRSYMELYYLDDHSLGEIAESYKVSRQAVYDNIRRTESMLEEYEEKLRLFEKFQQRQVILDQLAAVIQQGSSSNEECLALIGQLKETD
- the ffh gene encoding signal recognition particle protein → MAFEGLAERLQGTIQKIKGKGKVTEQDVKEMMREVRFALIEADVNLKVVKEFVKKVSERAVGVEVLKSLTPGQQVIKIVQDELTSLMGGEQSPIKFNTKPPTVIMMVGLQGAGKTTTSGKLANVLRKKYNRKPLLVAADVYRPAAVQQLQTLGKQLSLPVFSLGTDVSPVEIARQAIEHAKEEHLDVVIIDTAGRLHIDEELMDELKNIRALKEPDEVFLVVDAMTGQDAVNVAQSFNETVGISGVVLTKLDGDTRGGAALSIRSVTEKPIKFVGMGEKMDALEPFHPERMASRILGMGDVLSLIEKAQANVDMEKAKELETKLMTQSITLDDFVEQLQQVKKMGPLEDILKMLPGANKIKGLDNVKVDEKQMGRIEAIIYSMTPAEKKNPEIMNASRKKRIAKGSGTSIQEVNRLLKQFEDMKKMMKQMTGMTQGKGKKKMKLPGLDSLFK
- the rpsP gene encoding 30S ribosomal protein S16 produces the protein MAVKIRLKRMGAKKSPFYRIVVADSRSPRDGRQIETVGTYNPLTKPATVNIDEEKALKWLTDGAKPSDTVRNLFSEQGIMEKFHNQKFSK
- a CDS encoding KH domain-containing protein, translated to MQQLIETIVKPLVDYPDDVRIETDENSSRIVYKLFVNPEDRGKVIGKQGRVAKAIRTIVYSAASGYHKKKTYVDILD
- the rimM gene encoding ribosome maturation factor RimM (Essential for efficient processing of 16S rRNA) codes for the protein MEWFNVGRIVNTHGIRGEVRVISSTDFEDVRFAPGSKLAVFKKDDKKPIWVTVESARRHKNFILLTFEGLNNINLVEHFKEGMLKITKDQLDEDVLEENEFYYFEIIGCDVVSEEGEHMGVVTEILETGANDVWEVKDSNGKKHYIPYIEDVVKDIDLDEKKITIHVMEGLF
- the trmD gene encoding tRNA (guanosine(37)-N1)-methyltransferase TrmD, encoding MNIHVLSLFPEMFTGVFGASILKKAQEKGAVNLAVSDIRTFSNNKHNQVDDYPYGGGAGMVLKPEPMFHAVEKITEGRNPRIILMCPQGERFTQKKAEELAKEEELVFLCGHYEGYDERIRQYLVTDEISIGDFVLTGGELPAMTVIDAVVRLLPGVLGQEDSHIHDSFSTGLLEHPHYTRPADFRGMKVPDILMSGNHAKIDQWREEQSLKRTFERRPDLLEEMDLTKEQLAYIESLKKEKE
- the rplS gene encoding 50S ribosomal protein L19 yields the protein MSNIIAEITKDQLRSDLPTFRPGDTVRVHVKVVEGTRERIQLFEGVVIKRRGGGISETFTVRKISYGVGVERTFPVHTPKIANLEVVRRGKVRRAKLYYLRNLRGKAARIKEIR
- the lepB gene encoding signal peptidase I, whose amino-acid sequence is MENTKKEKSELWEWTKALVIAFAIAVIIRYFLFTPIVVDGESMMPTLKDGDRMIVNKIGYTIGKPDRFDIVVFHAPEGKDYIKRVIGLPGDYIEYKDDQLYINGEPFDEPYLDEYKSEITDGTLTQDFTLKDIDPSLEVIPEGYVFVMGDNRRYSKDSRHIGVVSEEKIIGNTNVVFWPLSDMKLVK
- the ylqF gene encoding ribosome biogenesis GTPase YlqF, which gives rise to MTIQWFPGHMAKARREVQEKLKLVDIIFELIDARLPLSSRNPMIDQVINQKPRLLILNKADMADDSETRKWIEYFASKGHTAVAINSFEGKGLQKVVKAAQEILAEKWERMRAKGMKPRAIRAMIVGIPNVGKSTLINRLAKKNIAKTGNTPGVTKSQQWIKVGQEIELLDTPGILWPKFEDQEVGLKLAITGAIKDTIINMEDLAVYGLRFLSIHYPNRMEERYGITFVDEDLVKTFDHIGKLRRVFGPGGEIDYDQVAEIIVRDIRNQHLGNLSFDHVDEQLEKEALEQ